From Pseudonocardia autotrophica, one genomic window encodes:
- the nthA gene encoding nitrile hydratase subunit alpha — protein sequence MTLAAHQNRTGLPEQAPADDRAWALKNALEAKGLIPAGFNEGWKKTFEEDYTPRRGAELVARAWTDPEFRELLLSDGTAAVARYGYLGAQGEYIRALADTPTVKNVIVCSLCSCTAWPILGLPPTWYKGFEYRARVVREPRRVLAELGTTIPDDVEIKVYDTTAETRYMVLPMRPAGTEGWDAERLANIVTKDCLIGVALPSADVVVEHPNT from the coding sequence GTGACGCTCGCCGCCCACCAGAACCGCACCGGCCTGCCCGAGCAGGCCCCCGCCGACGACCGAGCCTGGGCGCTGAAGAACGCGCTGGAGGCCAAGGGGCTCATCCCCGCCGGCTTCAACGAGGGCTGGAAGAAGACCTTCGAGGAGGACTACACCCCACGCCGGGGTGCCGAGCTCGTCGCCCGGGCGTGGACCGATCCCGAGTTCCGCGAGCTGCTGCTCTCCGACGGGACCGCGGCCGTCGCCCGGTACGGCTACCTCGGCGCCCAGGGCGAGTACATCCGCGCCCTGGCCGACACCCCCACGGTCAAGAACGTCATCGTCTGTTCACTGTGCTCGTGCACCGCCTGGCCGATCCTGGGCCTGCCGCCCACCTGGTACAAGGGCTTCGAGTACCGCGCACGCGTGGTGCGCGAGCCCCGCAGGGTGCTGGCGGAGCTGGGCACGACGATCCCCGACGACGTCGAGATCAAGGTCTACGACACCACCGCCGAGACCCGGTACATGGTCCTGCCGATGCGGCCCGCGGGGACCGAGGGCTGGGACGCCGAGCGACTGGCGAACATCGTCACCAAGGACTGTCTGATCGGTGTCGCGCTGCCATCGGCCGACGTGGTCGTCGAGCACCCCAACACCTGA
- a CDS encoding amidase produces MAIPPPDAEQLAAINSQHAFGLSEAELAEFGPAVTATLSAPDRVEELYRASAPHTPERDWSEPADNPLGGWYVTTSIPPTTDGPLTGRTVALKDNIALAGVPMTNGSATVEGFIPRRDATVATRLLAAGATITGKAVCEDLCFSGASFTSRPWPVRNPWDLTRVAGGSSSGSAALVAAGTVDLAIGGDQGGSIRIPSAFCGTVGHKPTHGLVPYTGAFPIEATIDHLGPITRTVTDAALMLGVLAGIDGLDARQPSSLDPIDYLAALQTPTTGLRIGIVTEGFARPESDLAVDDTVHAAITALTRAGLTAEQVSIPWHLDGMAIWNVIATEGAAHQMISGNAYGMNYPGLYDPELIAHYARQRRTRGAELSKTVKLVGLSGSYTAEHGGGSYYAMARNLALDLRAAYDHALNSYDVLVMPTLPYTAPELIGLDADLDTYLPTALGMVGNCAPFDVTGHPAASVPAGLVNGLPTGLMIIGRRFDDATVLRVAHTFEQAVGGFPGPPAHAAAVGAARSSLSGVGR; encoded by the coding sequence ATGGCGATTCCGCCCCCCGACGCCGAGCAGCTCGCAGCGATTAACTCCCAGCACGCGTTCGGGCTGTCCGAGGCCGAGCTCGCCGAGTTCGGACCCGCGGTCACCGCGACCCTGAGCGCCCCGGACCGGGTCGAGGAGCTCTACCGGGCATCCGCCCCACACACCCCCGAACGCGACTGGTCCGAACCCGCCGACAACCCACTAGGCGGCTGGTACGTCACCACCTCGATACCCCCCACCACCGACGGCCCACTCACCGGACGAACCGTCGCCCTCAAGGACAACATCGCCCTGGCCGGGGTCCCGATGACCAACGGATCCGCCACCGTCGAAGGATTCATCCCCCGCCGCGACGCCACCGTCGCCACCCGGCTGCTCGCCGCCGGCGCCACCATCACCGGCAAAGCCGTCTGCGAAGACCTCTGCTTCTCCGGCGCCAGCTTCACCTCCCGCCCCTGGCCGGTACGCAACCCCTGGGACCTCACCCGCGTCGCCGGCGGCTCCTCCAGCGGCAGCGCCGCACTCGTCGCCGCCGGCACCGTCGACCTGGCCATCGGCGGCGACCAGGGCGGATCGATCCGCATCCCCAGCGCCTTCTGCGGCACCGTCGGACACAAACCCACCCACGGCCTGGTCCCCTACACCGGCGCCTTCCCCATCGAAGCCACCATCGACCACCTCGGACCGATCACCCGCACCGTCACCGACGCCGCACTCATGCTCGGCGTCCTCGCCGGCATCGACGGCCTCGACGCCCGCCAACCCAGCTCCCTGGACCCGATCGACTACCTCGCGGCACTCCAGACCCCCACCACCGGACTCCGGATCGGGATCGTCACCGAAGGCTTCGCCCGCCCCGAATCCGATCTCGCCGTCGACGACACCGTGCACGCCGCGATCACCGCCCTCACCCGGGCCGGCCTGACCGCAGAACAGGTCTCCATCCCCTGGCACCTCGACGGCATGGCGATCTGGAACGTCATCGCCACCGAAGGCGCCGCCCACCAGATGATCAGCGGCAACGCCTACGGCATGAACTACCCCGGCCTCTACGACCCCGAACTCATCGCCCACTACGCACGCCAACGCCGCACCCGCGGCGCCGAACTGTCCAAAACCGTCAAACTCGTCGGACTCTCCGGCAGCTACACCGCAGAACACGGTGGCGGCTCCTACTACGCCATGGCCCGCAACCTCGCCCTCGACCTGCGCGCCGCCTACGACCACGCCCTGAACAGCTACGACGTGCTCGTCATGCCCACCCTGCCCTACACCGCACCCGAACTGATCGGCCTCGACGCCGACCTCGACACCTACCTGCCCACCGCACTCGGGATGGTCGGTAACTGCGCCCCGTTCGACGTCACCGGACACCCCGCCGCCAGCGTGCCCGCCGGACTCGTCAACGGCCTGCCCACCGGTCTGATGATCATCGGCCGGCGCTTCGACGACGCCACCGTGCTGCGCGTCGCGCACACCTTCGAGCAGGCCGTCGGCGGCTTCCCCGGCCCGCCTGCCCACGCCGCTGCGGTCGGCGCAGCCCGATCGTCCCTGTCCGGCGTCGGGAGGTGA
- a CDS encoding nucleoside triphosphate pyrophosphohydrolase family protein, whose protein sequence is MTDETGLIDARTRAREVRALYEQLEQRLLGRTWTLPELAVGFTNDAAYVGRLALAAERTWDIDGDTDAELHHKLAECLWWVFVLADRLGVDAPEAYASTMDRIGADLSRAVAAG, encoded by the coding sequence ATGACCGACGAGACCGGCCTGATCGACGCCCGCACCCGTGCCCGCGAGGTGCGGGCGCTCTACGAACAGCTCGAACAGCGACTGCTGGGCCGCACCTGGACACTGCCGGAGCTGGCGGTCGGGTTCACCAACGATGCGGCCTACGTCGGCCGGCTCGCGCTGGCCGCGGAGCGCACCTGGGACATCGACGGCGACACCGACGCCGAGCTGCACCACAAGCTGGCCGAGTGCCTGTGGTGGGTGTTCGTGCTGGCCGACCGGCTCGGCGTCGACGCCCCCGAGGCCTACGCGTCCACGATGGACCGGATCGGCGCGGACCTGAGCCGGGCGGTGGCCGCCGGCTGA
- a CDS encoding helix-turn-helix transcriptional regulator, whose translation MLSASHRLLQLLSVLSTRPEWTGAELAARLDVHERTVRRDVVKLRELGYGVEAVTGPLGGYRLGAGSQMPPLNLDDDEALATAVALRRLAWEHPDGEGQSALTALLKLQRSLPRRAAESLGRFDSVITRAGGLPEAHGEVALPVLTALAAACRARDRIRFRYRDRRGNDGRRAVEPAGLVRTAHRWYLAAWDLDRDDWRVFRADRITDVAVTGPAGPPRREVDATALVEAAITSTPYEVYADVELHRPVDEVRALVPATIASHVPDGPHRTATRLGGPDARWIADYLVRLGVPFRVLGPAEVRELVVTRLQDLLTLQASAAADDPG comes from the coding sequence GTGCTCAGCGCCTCGCACCGCCTGCTCCAGCTGCTCTCGGTGCTCTCGACCCGGCCGGAGTGGACCGGGGCCGAGCTCGCCGCCCGGCTCGATGTCCACGAGCGGACCGTCCGCCGTGACGTCGTCAAGCTCCGTGAGCTCGGGTACGGCGTCGAGGCGGTGACGGGACCGCTGGGCGGCTACCGCCTCGGGGCCGGCTCGCAGATGCCACCGCTCAACCTCGACGACGACGAGGCGCTCGCCACCGCCGTCGCACTGCGCCGGTTGGCCTGGGAGCACCCCGACGGCGAAGGGCAGTCGGCGCTGACCGCCCTGCTGAAGCTGCAGCGATCGCTGCCGCGCAGGGCGGCGGAGTCGCTCGGGCGCTTCGACTCCGTGATCACCCGGGCCGGTGGGCTACCGGAGGCGCACGGCGAGGTGGCTCTCCCGGTTCTGACCGCACTCGCCGCCGCCTGCCGAGCGCGCGATCGCATCCGGTTCCGCTACCGGGATCGCCGCGGCAACGACGGCCGGCGTGCGGTGGAGCCCGCGGGCCTGGTCCGTACCGCGCACCGGTGGTACCTGGCCGCGTGGGATCTCGACCGGGACGACTGGCGCGTCTTCCGCGCGGACCGCATCACCGACGTCGCCGTGACCGGGCCGGCCGGGCCGCCACGGCGGGAGGTGGACGCCACCGCGCTCGTCGAGGCCGCGATCACCAGCACCCCCTACGAGGTCTACGCCGACGTCGAGCTCCACCGCCCGGTCGACGAGGTCCGTGCACTCGTTCCGGCCACGATCGCCTCGCACGTCCCGGACGGTCCACACCGGACCGCAACTAGGCTCGGCGGTCCCGATGCGCGGTGGATCGCCGACTACCTCGTCCGGCTCGGGGTGCCGTTCCGAGTGCTCGGTCCGGCCGAGGTACGGGAGCTCGTGGTCACCCGGTTGCAGGATCTGTTGACCCTCCAGGCTTCCGCTGCGGCCGACGATCCGGGGTGA
- a CDS encoding GyrI-like domain-containing protein, with protein MSADPTTVPRTPHLGAADEPELVRAPHTTFVSIRGRGRPGTEAFYRKKELVRAIVGALPPARQVAEAADVVELLYWYPGDAVPVGIADFYWVNPLDMLEYRVLAQIDPSTTGQEFGAALRATHGDGEQVELFDLPDRLVVQVMHHGRFADEIDTLARLGASAAGHGLRRVGAHHEIHLDPFTASTPQEQLRTILRDPVG; from the coding sequence ATGAGCGCCGATCCCACGACCGTGCCGCGCACGCCCCATCTCGGTGCCGCGGACGAGCCGGAGCTGGTTCGGGCCCCGCACACCACCTTCGTCTCGATCCGAGGGCGGGGCCGGCCCGGTACCGAGGCCTTCTACCGGAAGAAGGAGCTCGTCCGCGCGATCGTCGGCGCGCTGCCCCCTGCCCGGCAGGTGGCCGAGGCGGCGGACGTCGTAGAGCTCCTGTACTGGTACCCCGGCGACGCGGTGCCGGTCGGGATCGCGGACTTCTACTGGGTCAACCCGCTCGACATGCTCGAGTACCGGGTCCTGGCGCAGATCGACCCGTCGACCACCGGGCAGGAGTTCGGCGCGGCCCTCCGGGCGACCCACGGCGACGGCGAGCAGGTGGAGCTGTTCGACCTGCCCGATCGGCTGGTCGTGCAGGTCATGCACCACGGGCGGTTCGCCGACGAGATCGACACGCTCGCGCGGCTGGGGGCCTCGGCCGCGGGGCACGGGCTACGACGGGTCGGCGCGCATCATGAGATCCACCTGGACCCGTTCACCGCGAGCACCCCGCAGGAGCAGCTGCGCACCATCCTGCGCGATCCGGTGGGGTGA
- a CDS encoding DJ-1/PfpI family protein, translating to MQIAIVLYPDFTALDVVGPYEVLGRLPGAEVVFVAEDPGLVRNDQRSLVVSPEATLDEVTNPDIVLVGGGPGSRLQLDDGKLHEWLRAVDRTSTWTTSVCTGAPILAAAGLLRGRRATTHWAAMEVLARFGAIPVHDRVVVDGHYVSGAGVSAGIDMSLMLAGRIAGDDVAQMVQLIIEYAPEPPYAAGSLDVAPESVVERARAALAR from the coding sequence GTGCAGATCGCCATCGTTCTCTATCCGGACTTCACCGCGCTCGACGTGGTCGGGCCCTACGAGGTCCTCGGGCGGCTGCCCGGTGCGGAGGTCGTCTTCGTCGCCGAGGATCCCGGTCTGGTCCGCAACGATCAGCGGAGCCTCGTGGTCAGCCCGGAAGCGACGCTGGACGAGGTGACGAACCCCGACATCGTCCTGGTCGGCGGCGGTCCGGGATCGCGTCTACAGCTCGACGACGGGAAGCTGCACGAGTGGCTCCGCGCCGTGGACCGCACGAGCACGTGGACCACGTCGGTGTGCACGGGCGCGCCGATCCTCGCCGCGGCCGGCTTGCTGCGGGGCCGGCGGGCGACGACGCACTGGGCGGCGATGGAGGTTCTCGCGCGGTTCGGCGCGATCCCCGTGCACGACCGCGTGGTCGTCGACGGCCACTACGTCAGCGGCGCCGGGGTCTCCGCGGGGATCGACATGTCACTCATGCTGGCGGGAAGGATCGCCGGTGACGACGTGGCCCAGATGGTCCAGCTGATCATCGAGTACGCCCCCGAGCCGCCCTACGCGGCCGGATCCCTCGATGTCGCCCCGGAGTCGGTGGTGGAGCGGGCCCGGGCGGCGCTGGCGAGGTAG
- a CDS encoding acyl-CoA dehydrogenase family protein codes for MRVPVGNMIGQPGDGMEIVKSVFSWTCAPIGAACVGRMRAAFDYAYEFARTDTRSGPHLVIEYQNAGYMLADIKIRIEAARYLSWKAADHFDKTGGKDRELANITKVYASEQSVQVVYDAMRLVGVDAYTDKTPISGIMQDVLCFPVYDGGNMGVRRRQLHEMLMQPSYDPLALAENRLSLG; via the coding sequence GTGCGGGTACCGGTGGGCAACATGATCGGGCAGCCCGGCGACGGCATGGAGATCGTGAAGAGCGTGTTCTCCTGGACGTGCGCGCCGATCGGAGCCGCCTGCGTCGGGCGGATGCGGGCGGCGTTCGACTACGCCTACGAGTTCGCCAGGACCGACACCCGCTCCGGCCCGCACCTGGTCATCGAGTACCAGAACGCCGGCTACATGCTCGCCGACATCAAGATCCGGATCGAAGCGGCGCGTTACCTGTCCTGGAAGGCCGCCGACCACTTCGACAAGACCGGCGGCAAGGACCGCGAGCTCGCCAACATCACCAAGGTCTACGCCTCGGAACAGTCGGTCCAGGTCGTCTACGACGCCATGCGGCTGGTCGGCGTCGACGCCTACACCGACAAGACCCCGATCAGCGGCATCATGCAGGACGTCCTGTGCTTCCCGGTCTACGACGGCGGGAACATGGGCGTCCGGCGCCGGCAGCTGCACGAGATGCTGATGCAGCCCTCCTACGACCCGCTCGCCCTCGCGGAGAACCGGCTGTCCCTGGGCTGA
- a CDS encoding short-chain fatty acid transporter, with the protein MLQKLGRASSGLVTRLMPDAFIFAIVLSLSVYLAGVLFTSTGPIEMIDYWYEGFWSLLDFMMQMSLVLLTGYVLAQSPILKRVLERIAARPQNARQAIFLIALSSLIAGFLNWGLGLVVGAVMAIAVVRSAASRGIRVHYALAVAAGYMGLSIHSAGFSSTAALLVNTEGHFLQDVIGIVPLSQTILSPYNLILVAIYLAVVPFVLRGMTPPPERSVGIESDLDGGTGTYGGGGGGGGGTAITTAELKRTRSEPGYLVRRLEHSPWVIVPIVAAGTMYVGYLLITSNFSLDINMVNFIFLMIGLVLYRTPMAYVRAITGALSSIGGIVVQFPFYAGMLGMLAGSGLVDMIARGMLQVSTPSTFPLLAFMSAAVVNFLIPSAGGQWAVQGPILIEAGRSLGVSSGVVVMAHQYGDQVTNMLQPFWALPLLGLTGLKARDILGYTAVIMFVGIVIFGLGITFLPPLFGM; encoded by the coding sequence ATGCTGCAGAAGTTGGGAAGAGCGTCGTCGGGTCTGGTGACCCGGCTGATGCCCGACGCGTTCATCTTCGCGATCGTGCTCTCCCTTTCGGTGTATCTGGCGGGAGTCCTGTTCACTTCGACAGGGCCGATCGAGATGATCGACTACTGGTACGAGGGCTTCTGGAGCCTGCTCGATTTCATGATGCAGATGAGTTTGGTGCTGCTGACCGGGTACGTCCTGGCTCAGTCGCCGATCCTGAAGCGGGTCCTGGAGCGCATCGCGGCTCGACCTCAGAACGCCCGCCAGGCCATCTTCCTGATCGCCCTGAGCTCGCTGATCGCCGGCTTCCTGAACTGGGGCCTGGGTCTGGTCGTCGGCGCGGTGATGGCGATCGCGGTGGTGCGCAGTGCCGCATCGCGCGGCATCCGGGTGCACTACGCGCTCGCCGTGGCCGCCGGGTACATGGGGCTGAGCATCCACTCGGCCGGCTTCTCGTCGACTGCCGCGCTGCTGGTCAACACCGAGGGCCACTTCCTGCAGGACGTCATCGGCATCGTGCCGCTGTCGCAGACCATTCTGTCGCCGTACAACCTGATCCTCGTCGCGATCTACCTGGCGGTGGTCCCGTTCGTCCTGCGCGGCATGACGCCGCCACCGGAGCGGTCGGTCGGTATCGAGTCCGACCTCGACGGGGGGACCGGGACCTACGGCGGCGGGGGCGGGGGCGGGGGCGGAACGGCGATCACGACGGCCGAGCTGAAGCGGACCCGCAGCGAGCCCGGTTACCTGGTCCGGCGGCTCGAGCACAGCCCGTGGGTGATCGTCCCGATCGTGGCGGCCGGGACGATGTACGTGGGGTACCTGCTGATCACGTCGAACTTCTCGCTGGACATCAACATGGTCAACTTCATCTTCCTGATGATCGGTCTCGTGCTGTACCGCACGCCGATGGCCTACGTCCGGGCGATCACCGGGGCCCTGAGCTCGATCGGCGGGATCGTCGTCCAGTTCCCGTTCTACGCCGGCATGCTCGGCATGCTGGCCGGATCCGGGCTCGTCGACATGATCGCGCGGGGCATGCTCCAGGTCTCGACGCCGTCGACGTTCCCGCTGCTCGCGTTCATGAGCGCCGCGGTCGTCAACTTCCTGATCCCGTCCGCGGGTGGCCAGTGGGCGGTGCAGGGGCCCATCCTGATCGAGGCAGGCCGTTCGCTGGGGGTGTCGAGTGGTGTCGTCGTGATGGCACACCAGTACGGCGACCAGGTGACGAACATGCTGCAGCCGTTCTGGGCGCTCCCGCTGCTCGGCCTCACCGGGCTCAAGGCCCGCGACATCCTCGGCTACACGGCCGTGATCATGTTCGTGGGGATCGTCATCTTCGGGCTGGGCATCACCTTCCTGCCCCCGCTGTTCGGTATGTGA